The nucleotide window CGGATGATCTATGACCGGCCGGTGGCGCCGTCATTCCTGGAGATCGCCGATGACGAGGATCGCCTGATCGTCGTCAACACCTTTTCCAAGACATGGGCGATGACCGGCTGGCGCATGGGCTGGATGGTGGCGCCACCGTCCCTGGAGAAACTGCTGGCCGATGTAGTCCAGTACAACAGCAGCGGCACGGCGACCTTTCTGCAATACGGGGCGCTGGCCGCGGTCGAGGCCGGCGAAGGGTTCGCCGAACGCATGCGCGACCATTGCCGCGTGGGTCGCGACATCGTCCATGACCGTCTGCACGGTATGAACCGAATCACCCTGGCCCGGCCGCAGGCGGCCCTCTATGCGTTCCTTAAGGTGGACGGGTTGACCGACAGCCTGGCGGCGGCCAAGAGCCTGCTGACGGAGACCGGGGTCGGCCTGGCCCCCGGCGTGGCTTTCGGCGCCGGCGGCGAAGGGCATTTGAGAATCTGCTTCGCCAATGCGCCCGACCGCCTGAACCAGGCTATGGACCGGCTGGCGCCGGCCCTGGCCAGGCTTTAGGGCGCTCTCTCTAGGGGGGCTTTGGGTCGCGCCTTTACACGGCGCTTTAGGTCGCGCCTTTACACGGCGCGTTTGTGGGGCGCCTAGGCGGCATTGACCGCGCTACCGGCTTCGGCCGCGGCCAGATCCTGTTCCTCCGCCCGGGCCGCCTCCAGCAGCCAGTCACGGAAGGCCTGCACCCTGGGCAGGGCGGCATTGGCCGGCGGATAGATGATGTAGTAGCGGAAATTGGTCGGCATGGAGATGTCGAACGGCTTGACCAGGCGACCGGATTCCAGTTCGGCGCGAACGATGTGGGTACGGCCCAGCGCCACGCCGCGGCCTTCGGCGGCATATTCCAGAGCCATGGAAGAGTCGGTGAAGCTCGGTCCCCGCATATAGTCCAGATCGCCGATGCCGGCGGCCATCAGCCACATGCGCCAGGTGATGGAGAAATTGTCATGGACCAGTTGGTGGTGGCGCAGGTCCGACGGTCGCCTGAGCGCGTGGCGGCCCTTGAGCAGTGACGGGCTGCACACTGGGAAGATGTCCTCCGTCAGGAAGGGCACCGCCTCCAGCCCGGGCCAGCCGCCAGGGCCGTAACGGATTCCCAGATCGAAATCTTCATTAACGAAGTCCGCGGGGCGGTCCTCGGTCGAGATGCGCACGTCGATGCCCGGATGCTTCTCGCGAAACATATAGAGACGGGGAATCAGCCAGCGCACGGTGAAGCTCGGCATGGCCGTGACCGTGAGAATGTCCTGGCGGCTTTCGCGGCCGATGCGGCGCAGCCCCGCATCGATCGAATCGAAGGCGGCGGACAGCACCGGCAGAAAATTGTCGCCCGCCTCGGTCAGCACCAGGGCGCGGTTGGTGCGGGTGAATAGGCTGACGCCGAGGCGATCCTCCAGCCCCTTCACCTGGTGGCTGACGGCGGCCTGGGTGACGCCCAGCTCCCTGGCGGCGCGGGTGAAGCTGAGATGGCGACCGGCCGCCTCGAAGGCGCGCAGGGCGTTAAGGGGAAGCAGGTCGCGGCTCATGGCAGGGGCTGGGTTGTGGCAAGAAAAACTAATGATGAGGTGCAGAAAGACTCGTTTGTCATCCGCCAAAAGGCAAGACATTTTCAGCCACACGATCCATTCGTGATAATTCCAGTTTGGGCAGGGAGAACAGGCCATGGGACCGGATTCGGGTTCACCGATGGGGCTGGAGGCGCGCCCCGGCGAGGGCGCGCCTGGCGAGGGCACGCCCGGCGAGGGCGCGGTGAGCGGGCTTTGGGACTATCGCCGTCAGGTGGCGGACCTCTATCACGAGGTGCGGGCGCTGGCCCGCCACGAGGAAGGACGCGCCGCCTGGCTGCACTGGCGGGCGGTCAGGGACCGGCTGTTTGCCGGCCATGCCCAATCGCCGGTGCCGGCGGCGCAACGGCGCGTCTTCGCCGGTCTTACCTACTTCCCTTATGACCCCGCATGGCGACTGACGGCGACGCTGGAGACCATCGCCGACGGTCGTGAAGAGCGCATCGACGCCGGTCAGGACGGGGTTGTGCGCCTGACGCCCTTTGCCCGCAGCCAGGGACTTGCCGGGCGGCTTGGCCGGGAGCTGACGTTGTACTGGATCGGCGGTTATGGCGGCGGCGTCTTCTTGCCGTTCCGCGACGCCAGCGCCGGGCAGCACACCTATGGCGGCGGCCGTTATCTGCTGGATACCATCAAGAGTGCCGATCTTGGCCGCGATGATGACGGGCGGACGGTGTTTGACTTCAACTTCGCCTATAACCCGTCGTGCGTGTGGTCGGACCTGTGGGTGTGCCCGCTGGCGCCGGACGCCAACCGGCTGAATGTACCGATCATGGCCGGCGAGCGATGGGACGCGCCGGCGACGGCACCGCATACGGCGCTGATGGCCGCGGAGGTATTGATCTAGGACGGGGTTGCCGGCGGGCTGACAAAACAACCTGCCGGCGTCAGAACGCCGGCTTGGCCACGGGCCGGATTTCGCCGACGACGACGCCGGCCCAGTTGGTCAGGGGCGTCGTGCGCCACGGCTGCAGCGCCGTCGATGCCTGATCGCTGAGGACCGCCAGACGATCCAGCACCGCCATGAGGGCAACCGGCGCGGCGCGGCCGGCGCCGTCCGCCACCTTGAGGGCGATGCCGAGGCCCGGCGTATTGACGGTCGGCGCAATGGCCGCGCAGGCCACGCCCTCGGCCCCGCCCTTGGTCAGGACAGCACCACCACACACGCTGTTGAGCACGCTATCGAAGCGGCCGGGGCCGGCCAGCAGGTCGCCATGGTCAGCCATGGCGCGGTGGATACGACCAATGGCCGTGGCGCGCCTGTCCGCTAGCCCGGCCGGGTCGGCGAAGCGGGCCCAGGCCAGGGCCATGGCCCCCAGCGGCATGGCGATGACCGGCAGGCCGCAGCCGTCGATGGCGCGCGCGGCCCCTTCCAGATCGTGCCCGCCCATCTGTTCCAGCAGGCCGAGGATGCGCTGCTGCACCGGGTGGCCGGGCCGGTCATAGCCGGCGACGGCCTCGCCCAGATGGCGGGCGGTTGCCAGCATGGCGGTGTGCTTGCCCGAGCAATTGTTGTGCAGACGGCTGGGGGCCGCACCGGCACGGACCAGGGCGTGCGCCGTCGCCTCGTCGTTCGGCCAGTGGGCATGGCAGACCAGATCGTCCGGCGACAGGCCAAGGTCGACCAGCCAGCGCCCGGCCCGCGTGGTGTGCATGGCCATGCCTGCATGGGAGGCGCAGGCGAGAGCGATGTCCGCCGGCTCGCGCCCGGCGCTGTCCGCCGCGCCGCTTTCCACCAGAGGAATGGCCTGCAAGGGCTTGATGGCGGAACGGGGATAGACCGGCCGCTCATAGTCGCCGGCGGCGAGGAGGACGCGGCCGTCGGTGTCCACCACCGCCAGCGCCACGCGATGAGCGCTCTCCACCGCCGGGCCGCGGCTGACCTCCACCAGCAGCGGGTCCACCAGCAGCGGACTGGCTCCGGGCGTAGCGTGATGAGACTCACTCATGGCGACAACTTGTCTCGCGCTCGCCGCCGGTGCAACCTCTGCGGCCATGAATGCTGCGGACGACAAGGCCGGGATGATGCCGGACGGGCGAAAGCCGGACGGGCGGTTGCGGGGCTACTTCGGCCTCGGCGTCGAGG belongs to Alphaproteobacteria bacterium and includes:
- a CDS encoding transcriptional regulator GcvA; this translates as MSRDLLPLNALRAFEAAGRHLSFTRAARELGVTQAAVSHQVKGLEDRLGVSLFTRTNRALVLTEAGDNFLPVLSAAFDSIDAGLRRIGRESRQDILTVTAMPSFTVRWLIPRLYMFREKHPGIDVRISTEDRPADFVNEDFDLGIRYGPGGWPGLEAVPFLTEDIFPVCSPSLLKGRHALRRPSDLRHHQLVHDNFSITWRMWLMAAGIGDLDYMRGPSFTDSSMALEYAAEGRGVALGRTHIVRAELESGRLVKPFDISMPTNFRYYIIYPPANAALPRVQAFRDWLLEAARAEEQDLAAAEAGSAVNAA
- a CDS encoding DUF1684 domain-containing protein, with the protein product MGPDSGSPMGLEARPGEGAPGEGTPGEGAVSGLWDYRRQVADLYHEVRALARHEEGRAAWLHWRAVRDRLFAGHAQSPVPAAQRRVFAGLTYFPYDPAWRLTATLETIADGREERIDAGQDGVVRLTPFARSQGLAGRLGRELTLYWIGGYGGGVFLPFRDASAGQHTYGGGRYLLDTIKSADLGRDDDGRTVFDFNFAYNPSCVWSDLWVCPLAPDANRLNVPIMAGERWDAPATAPHTALMAAEVLI
- a CDS encoding asparaginase; the encoded protein is MSESHHATPGASPLLVDPLLVEVSRGPAVESAHRVALAVVDTDGRVLLAAGDYERPVYPRSAIKPLQAIPLVESGAADSAGREPADIALACASHAGMAMHTTRAGRWLVDLGLSPDDLVCHAHWPNDEATAHALVRAGAAPSRLHNNCSGKHTAMLATARHLGEAVAGYDRPGHPVQQRILGLLEQMGGHDLEGAARAIDGCGLPVIAMPLGAMALAWARFADPAGLADRRATAIGRIHRAMADHGDLLAGPGRFDSVLNSVCGGAVLTKGGAEGVACAAIAPTVNTPGLGIALKVADGAGRAAPVALMAVLDRLAVLSDQASTALQPWRTTPLTNWAGVVVGEIRPVAKPAF